The following coding sequences lie in one Sesamum indicum cultivar Zhongzhi No. 13 linkage group LG9, S_indicum_v1.0, whole genome shotgun sequence genomic window:
- the LOC105170825 gene encoding NAC domain-containing protein 18-like isoform X2, with protein MGESPIPNIQYIQYPPGIRFHPSDEELITYYLQRKVKSLPLPADMITDIELYSYNPWDLPRNSLSGGKEWYFFTPRDRKYPNGGRPNRTAASGYWKATGIDKPILSSTGSRRIGVKRDLVFYKGKPPKGLKMDWAMTEYRLPDATRTLSSKGSMRLDDWVLCRLKQKGNTSKNAHEDDQNSDEFLEYLPKIEELPSVYTENSADMLENNMISSEYHLIDSSLVGHDPGVATIPRTTFQSHGSGNSSTTICEPISGKWNTQTTFSLFQSFSGSVPGKLMEENRCTNIQQPTNMIINEQTPVASRSGQVVATTGTNSYHQHVSEGNRFGPNYSPHAYINLQELDMPALSENFLQQPTFPRSNPF; from the exons ATGGGGGAAAGCCCTATTCCAAATATTCAATACATCCAATACCCTCCCGGAATCAGATTCCACCCATCTGATGAGGAATTAATCACTTATTACCTGCAAAGGAAAGTGAAGTCTCTTCCTTTACCAGCAGATATGATTACTGATATAGAGCTATATAGTTACAACCCTTGGGATCTACCTA GGAACTCTTTGTCTGGAGGAAAGGAGTGGTACTTCTTTACCCCGAGGGATAGGAAGTACCCAAATGGAGGGAGGCCTAATCGGACAGCTGCATCAGGTTACTGGAAAGCTACTGGAATCGATAAGCCAATTCTCAGCTCGACTGGATCAAGAAGAATCGGGGTCAAGAGAGATCTTGTTTTCTACAAAGGTAAGCCACCGAAGGGTCTCAAGATGGATTGGGCCATGACCGAGTACAGACTTCCTGATGCTACTCGTACTTTAAGTTCCAAAGGGTCCATGAGA TTGGATGACTGGGTACTATGTCGGCTTAAGCAAAAAGGCAACACGTCAAAGAATGCACACGAGGATGACCAGAATTCTGATGAATTTCTTGAGTATCTACCCAAGATTGAGGAGCTCCCTTCAGTATACACAGAAAACAGCGCAGATATGCTcgaaaataatatgatatcaAGTGAATATCACCTAATAGATTCATCCCTTGTTGGACATGATCCTGGGGTTGCAACTATCCCCAGAACAACCTTTCAAAGCCATGGAAGCGGAAACAGCAGCACGACAATATGTGAGCCCATATCTGGAAAATGGAATACTCAGACAACATTTTCTCTGTTCCAGAGTTTCTCTGGTTCAGTACCAGGTAAACTTATGGAGGAGAATAGATGCACAAATATCCAGCAGCCTACAAACATGATAATCAATGAGCAAACACCCGTGGCCTCTCGATCAGGGCAAGTGGTAGCTACAACGGGTACAAACTCGTATCATCAACATGTGTCTGAAGGTAACAGGTTCGGGCCTAATTATTCACCGCACGCCTATATCAACTTACAAGAACTTGATATGCCAGCTCTATCAGAAAACTTTCTACAACAACCAACTTTCCCAAGGAGCAATCCATTTTAA
- the LOC105170825 gene encoding NAC domain-containing protein 18-like isoform X1 has product MGESPIPNIQYIQYPPGIRFHPSDEELITYYLQRKVKSLPLPADMITDIELYSYNPWDLPRNSLSGGKEWYFFTPRDRKYPNGGRPNRTAASGYWKATGIDKPILSSTGSRRIGVKRDLVFYKGKPPKGLKMDWAMTEYRLPDATRTLSSKGSMRAAQGIHEIVESYSFQKKGRSEILHKLDDWVLCRLKQKGNTSKNAHEDDQNSDEFLEYLPKIEELPSVYTENSADMLENNMISSEYHLIDSSLVGHDPGVATIPRTTFQSHGSGNSSTTICEPISGKWNTQTTFSLFQSFSGSVPGKLMEENRCTNIQQPTNMIINEQTPVASRSGQVVATTGTNSYHQHVSEGNRFGPNYSPHAYINLQELDMPALSENFLQQPTFPRSNPF; this is encoded by the exons ATGGGGGAAAGCCCTATTCCAAATATTCAATACATCCAATACCCTCCCGGAATCAGATTCCACCCATCTGATGAGGAATTAATCACTTATTACCTGCAAAGGAAAGTGAAGTCTCTTCCTTTACCAGCAGATATGATTACTGATATAGAGCTATATAGTTACAACCCTTGGGATCTACCTA GGAACTCTTTGTCTGGAGGAAAGGAGTGGTACTTCTTTACCCCGAGGGATAGGAAGTACCCAAATGGAGGGAGGCCTAATCGGACAGCTGCATCAGGTTACTGGAAAGCTACTGGAATCGATAAGCCAATTCTCAGCTCGACTGGATCAAGAAGAATCGGGGTCAAGAGAGATCTTGTTTTCTACAAAGGTAAGCCACCGAAGGGTCTCAAGATGGATTGGGCCATGACCGAGTACAGACTTCCTGATGCTACTCGTACTTTAAGTTCCAAAGGGTCCATGAGA GCAGCTCAAGGCATACATGAAATTGTAGAGTCATACTCTTTTCAGAAGAAAGGAAGGTCAGAAATTCTTCACAAG TTGGATGACTGGGTACTATGTCGGCTTAAGCAAAAAGGCAACACGTCAAAGAATGCACACGAGGATGACCAGAATTCTGATGAATTTCTTGAGTATCTACCCAAGATTGAGGAGCTCCCTTCAGTATACACAGAAAACAGCGCAGATATGCTcgaaaataatatgatatcaAGTGAATATCACCTAATAGATTCATCCCTTGTTGGACATGATCCTGGGGTTGCAACTATCCCCAGAACAACCTTTCAAAGCCATGGAAGCGGAAACAGCAGCACGACAATATGTGAGCCCATATCTGGAAAATGGAATACTCAGACAACATTTTCTCTGTTCCAGAGTTTCTCTGGTTCAGTACCAGGTAAACTTATGGAGGAGAATAGATGCACAAATATCCAGCAGCCTACAAACATGATAATCAATGAGCAAACACCCGTGGCCTCTCGATCAGGGCAAGTGGTAGCTACAACGGGTACAAACTCGTATCATCAACATGTGTCTGAAGGTAACAGGTTCGGGCCTAATTATTCACCGCACGCCTATATCAACTTACAAGAACTTGATATGCCAGCTCTATCAGAAAACTTTCTACAACAACCAACTTTCCCAAGGAGCAATCCATTTTAA